From Suricata suricatta isolate VVHF042 chromosome 1, meerkat_22Aug2017_6uvM2_HiC, whole genome shotgun sequence, a single genomic window includes:
- the MMAA gene encoding methylmalonic aciduria type A protein, mitochondrial isoform X1 codes for MNIPRLLLHPPWRLLKGFLRAPLRRCRSHLVFHSRTLLGAGTPCAQPVPPLGLHCAKWTLLSDGLKRQLCVQTTLKEHTEELSDKEQRFVDKLYTGLIQGHRACLAEAITLIESTHKRKKELAQVLLQKVLVYHREQEQINKGKPLAFRVGLSGPPGAGKSTFIEYFGKMLTERGHKLSVLAVDPSSCTSGGSLLGDKTRMTELSRDMNAYIRPSPTRGTLGGVTRTTNEAILLCEGGGYDIILIETVGVGQSEFAVADMVDMFVLLLPPAGGDELQGIKRGIIEMADLVAITKSDGDLIVPARRIQAEYVSALKLLRRRSEVWRPKVIRISARSGEGITEMWDKMKEFRDLMLASGELAAKRQRQQKVWMWNLIQESVLDHFRSHPAVREQIPLLEKKVLSGALSPGLAADVLLKTFKGRDS; via the exons atgaatattcCCAGGCTACTACTACATCCTCCCTGGCGTTTGCTAAAAGGCTTTTTAAGAGCACCTCTTCGACGTTGCCGTTCCCACCTCGTCTTTCACTCAAGGACTCTTCTCGGAGCAGGAACCCCTTGTGCTCAGCCTGTTCCTCCTCTCGGCCTCCACTGTGCAAAATGGACGCTGCTGTCAGATGGTTTAAAGAGACAATTATGTGTCCAAACAACTTTAAAGGAACACACAGAAGAACTTTCTGATAAAGAACAAAGATTTGTGGATAAACTTTATACCGGTTTAATCCAGGGGCACAGGGCCTGCTTAGCAGAGGCCATAACTCTTATAGAATCAACccacaagaggaaaaaagagttaGCCCAGGTGCTTCTTCAGAAAGTACTGGTCTACCACAGAgaacaagaacaaataaataaaggaaaaccaCTGGCGTTTCGAGTgg GACTGTCTGGGCCCCCTGGTGCTGGAAAATCAACCTTTAtagaatattttggaaaaatgcttACCGAGAGAGGGCACAAATTATCCGTGCTAGCTGTGGACCCTTCTTCTTGTACTAGTGGCG GATCACTCTTAGGTGATAAAACCCGAATGACTGAGTTATCCAGGGATATGAATGCGTACATCAGGCCGTCTCCTACTAGAGGGACTTTAGGAGGTGTGACAAGGACCACAAATGAAGCTATTCTGTTGTGTGAAGGAGGGGGATATGACATCATTCTTATTGAAACCGTAG GTGTGGGTCAGTCGGAGTTTGCTGTTGCTGATATGGTTGACATGTTTGTTttactgctgccaccagcaggaggAGATGAACTGCAG GGTATCAAAAGAGGCATAATTGAGATGGCAGATCTGGTAGCTATCACGAAATCTGATGGAGACTTGATCGTTCCAGCTCGAAGGATACAGGCAGAGTACGTGAGCGCGCTGAAATTACTCCGCAGGCGTTCCGAAGTCTGGAGACCAAAG GTAATTCGTATTTCTGCCAGAAGTGGCGAGGGGATCACTGAGATGTgggataaaatgaaagaattccgGGACCTCATGCTCGCCAGTGGGGAGCTGGCCGCCAAACGACAGAGGCAGCAGAAGGTGTGGATGTGGAACCTCATTCAGGAAAGTGTGTTGGACCATTTCAGGAGTCATCCCGCAGTCCGGGAACAGATTCCTCTCCTGGAGAAAAAGGTTCTCAGCGGAGCCCTGTCCCCAGGACTGGCTGCAGACGTGTTGTTGAAAACTTTTAAAGGCAGAGACTCGTGA
- the MMAA gene encoding methylmalonic aciduria type A protein, mitochondrial isoform X2, translating to MNIPRLLLHPPWRLLKGFLRAPLRRCRSHLVFHSRTLLGAGTPCAQPVPPLGLHCAKWTLLSDGLKRQLCVQTTLKEHTEELSDKEQRFVDKLYTGLIQGHRACLAEAITLIESTHKRKKELAQVLLQKVLVYHREQEQINKGKPLAFRVGLSGPPGAGKSTFIEYFGKMLTERGHKLSVLAVDPSSCTSGGVGQSEFAVADMVDMFVLLLPPAGGDELQGIKRGIIEMADLVAITKSDGDLIVPARRIQAEYVSALKLLRRRSEVWRPKVIRISARSGEGITEMWDKMKEFRDLMLASGELAAKRQRQQKVWMWNLIQESVLDHFRSHPAVREQIPLLEKKVLSGALSPGLAADVLLKTFKGRDS from the exons atgaatattcCCAGGCTACTACTACATCCTCCCTGGCGTTTGCTAAAAGGCTTTTTAAGAGCACCTCTTCGACGTTGCCGTTCCCACCTCGTCTTTCACTCAAGGACTCTTCTCGGAGCAGGAACCCCTTGTGCTCAGCCTGTTCCTCCTCTCGGCCTCCACTGTGCAAAATGGACGCTGCTGTCAGATGGTTTAAAGAGACAATTATGTGTCCAAACAACTTTAAAGGAACACACAGAAGAACTTTCTGATAAAGAACAAAGATTTGTGGATAAACTTTATACCGGTTTAATCCAGGGGCACAGGGCCTGCTTAGCAGAGGCCATAACTCTTATAGAATCAACccacaagaggaaaaaagagttaGCCCAGGTGCTTCTTCAGAAAGTACTGGTCTACCACAGAgaacaagaacaaataaataaaggaaaaccaCTGGCGTTTCGAGTgg GACTGTCTGGGCCCCCTGGTGCTGGAAAATCAACCTTTAtagaatattttggaaaaatgcttACCGAGAGAGGGCACAAATTATCCGTGCTAGCTGTGGACCCTTCTTCTTGTACTAGTGGCG GTGTGGGTCAGTCGGAGTTTGCTGTTGCTGATATGGTTGACATGTTTGTTttactgctgccaccagcaggaggAGATGAACTGCAG GGTATCAAAAGAGGCATAATTGAGATGGCAGATCTGGTAGCTATCACGAAATCTGATGGAGACTTGATCGTTCCAGCTCGAAGGATACAGGCAGAGTACGTGAGCGCGCTGAAATTACTCCGCAGGCGTTCCGAAGTCTGGAGACCAAAG GTAATTCGTATTTCTGCCAGAAGTGGCGAGGGGATCACTGAGATGTgggataaaatgaaagaattccgGGACCTCATGCTCGCCAGTGGGGAGCTGGCCGCCAAACGACAGAGGCAGCAGAAGGTGTGGATGTGGAACCTCATTCAGGAAAGTGTGTTGGACCATTTCAGGAGTCATCCCGCAGTCCGGGAACAGATTCCTCTCCTGGAGAAAAAGGTTCTCAGCGGAGCCCTGTCCCCAGGACTGGCTGCAGACGTGTTGTTGAAAACTTTTAAAGGCAGAGACTCGTGA